tgtataagtcatgaagaaagcaatagcaacaaactaaacgatcaagtgctaagctaacggaatgggtcaagtcaatcacatcattctcctaatgatgcgatcccgttaatcaaatgacaactcatgtctatggttaggaaacataaccatctttgatcaaccagctagtcaagtaggggcatactagtgacactctgtttgcctatgtattcacacatgtattatgtttccggttaatacaattctagcatgaataataaacatttatcatgatataaagaaataaataataactttattattgcctctagggcatatttccttcagttcaatctcgttaccggcaagtctctttactcgttccgtaacacatcatcccgtgatcaactccttggtcacattgtgcacattatgatgatgtcctaccgagtgggcccagagatacctctccgtttacacggagtgacaaatcccagtctcgattcgtgccaacccaacagacactttcggagatacccgtagtgcacctttatagccacctagttacattgtgacgtttggctcacccaaagcattcctatgatatccgggagttgcacaatctcatagtctaaggaaatgatactttacattagaaaagctatagcatacgaactacacgatcttgtgctaggcttaggattgggtcttgtccatcacatcattctcctaatgatgtgatcccgttatcaatgacatccaatgtccatggtcaggaaaccatgaccatctattgatcacgagctagtcaactagaggcttactagggacatgttgtggtctatgtattcacacatgtattacggtttccggttaatacaattatagcatgaacaatagacaattatcatgaacaaggaaatacaataataaacattttattattgcctctagggcatacttccaacacGGAGGTGGAGGGAGCGGGGCAACGGCGGCTGAGATCTGAATCGCCCATGCCGCCCCCTAGGGCGGCGGATTCAGACATATTGATGTATTACCTTGTAAGGTCCTTGTGCATAactaataaaatggctgcatgcatctcccagatgcagaggctgggggtcatCCTTCTTTTCGAGAAAAGATGTATTAACATTAGGATATGGTATCTCATAAATCCATGATGCTCAATTCAATAATCATCTCCCATGAAATACCAAATAACATCATGCAGAAGAAACCAGCATACAAATTTTTTCCATATGTGAATATGGATTATTTTATTATTAAgaacattttttatttcattttttcagtTAATCTATCCATCGCAATTAGCTATATGATTTTATCAGCAATGCAAACTTATCATATGAATAAGAATAAATAGGTAGATACATACGAAAATAATAATTGAGCTTATGATGGACAGCATTTGCAACTATGAAGGGAATCTGGTTAGGTGTGACGCAACCATCAACCATGTGGCTTCGACCTGGCGTGTCCTATGCATGATCGGTGAGATCTACAAAATAAAGATTGTGTGCTAATCAAGAATCTTGTGCAGCTAAAAAATCGAATCTTAAGGTAATGCTAACTTGTAAAAAAACTTGCATGTAGGTCTAAAATCATCTTGATCTTACCATTTACCACAGAAATGAAACCAGTGACACAAACCTAGCAAATACATGATGGATTCACATCATACACATCTCCTCTTGTCatgcatatattcatcagaaagccCCAAGAGATTTTATCAGTTATCACAAAAtctgaggtggatcaaaactttggtCTTTGTTTCTATAATTTCTGTACATTTGTACTGTATACATATGGCAAAACTGTATCAAGATCGGCTCATCCTCAAAAAGGCGGATGCCAATCAAGGGGAGTAGAGTGATGTGGAGTATCTATGAGCTAAGAAGGTTTAGAAGAGAAACTCTGTTCTGGACTAATTTCCTGAACAGATCTCCTGCTCCATTCTGAAGATCTTCGATACTGCACTCTAACTCCTGCAACTGTTCCTCCTTGCAGACAATTGCCTTCTTCTTGTAAAATGCCTTGCAGACAAGAGACTGCTTTGGCATTTCAATTTGCTTCAACAAGAGATGGAGTGTGGACTCCAACAGAGAGATGCAAACCATCTTGTCAAATGCAGGCTTCTTGGCAGACTTCTTGAAATGTTTCCTAGCCTTCTTCACCAAGCGAATAAAAGACTGGATCTTGGCTTGAGCAGCTGCATCATCTCCTTTTCTTAGAGCAAGTTGGAGCTCTTGGATGATGAGCATCATCTCGGCGAAGGTCTTCTGCATGGTGCTACAGAGATCTAACAGCTCAATGGAGCATTCCATCTCTCCATCCAACATGTTCCTCTGCCGGGAGGAGCAAGCTTGATTGCTTGGTAGGCAAATAATCTCTTCAAGACCATCGTAGATGCTTGCAAGACTCCTGAGACCATCGCACATCGTGCTGATGGAATTGGAGGAAGAGATGCTTGCTTCTAGGCAGTGGGGCTCTTGCTCGACTTCGGTCTCACTGACGTGAGGCCTAGAAGGCAAACTAATCGATCTCTGGTAAGCCATATCTGAGCTTGAAGCTTTTCGCTGTCTTGTGgttggtgggaggaggaggagaagcagaaaATAAGAGCTTCTTGTTTGATGTATCTACCGTTCCGCTGCCGCCTATTTATACAGAAGATGTGTACAGCTGTGTCGTAGCATCTGATTGGTAGACATGAAGAATCATGTCATTGCAACTCCCACATGCTGTCTGCTATGCCTTGAGATCGCAGCACTAAAGTCTTCTCATGTTTAGTACATTGTTTTCTGTGCCTACTGTCCATGAGATGAGTCACCACGTTATCATGTTCCAGCCATTGGCAGCAAGAACCAATGAAAAAGATGCGTTTTAGTCTGACGGTGCGTCTTGGCATAATTGCACGCCCATGCAATTATTTAATGGATCGCTAACCTAGCATTTAGCTGTAACATGCCTTTTAATATGGTATTTTCCTTGGTGGGCACTGATGGGTATCACAAGTTAGAGCCTCGACGGTCGGTGCTGGCATGTTTAGGCCATGGAAACAAGATCCACTGCTCAAGATTCATGTTAGTGGTTCAGCGTGTTATCCCCATTTTTTCACTTTGAGGCTTTCAGCCACCCACCGTGTGAGTAGCATGACCATTTGATATCTAACCACTACACAGACAAGCTTTTGATGTGTGTCTCTAGTTTTTTCAATGtttttgttcaatcttgttacctttTAGTCATACTAACTGATTTTCGGACATCGGCATCTTTACTTAGGTGAAGTTTGAAATAacaaataagcatataaagaatcGGTTGTTCTTTGTGTATTTTTTTCGAATAGGATTCTCTGTGTATTGAAAATCATTATATGGAAAGGAACAAAACTTTGCGCACTGGCAAGTTTGGATTACGTCTTGCTCAGATTATTGTTGATCCGGTAGAACATGCAAAAAGCTTGGTTCTAGGGTAATTTTCATTTTGTTCAATGCTAAATGATATAGATGTCGACGATGTTTAAAATTTGAGCCCACTAATTATGCCAGACTGCACAtccatgtggtggtggtggacaaTAAAATTGACTGATTCTGCCAAGTACAAGTTGAGGCCATTTGGCTTTGAGCTGGCATGTTTCATGCATAAGGAACAAGATTCACTAAGCATGGGCTTCAAAATAGACTATACTGGGATTACAAACACGCCTTCAAGGAAGAAATGATCAAATGGATCAAAACTTTTCTTTCTCTTTCTGTAGTACCATGTACATTTGTACAGTATAGTGTATATATACATATGGCAAAATTGTATGAAGATCAGCTTTCCTTAAAAAGGCGGATGCCAATCGGAGGGCGCCAAGAGTGACTTGGGAGTATCTATGAGCTAAGGATGTTGAGTAGGAAAACTCTGCTCTGGACTAATTTCCTGAACAGATGTCCTGCTCCACTCTCGAGATCTCTGATACTGCACTCTAGCCCCAACGATTGCTCCTCCTTGCAAACAGATGCCTTCTTCTTGTGAAATGCCTTGGAAACAAGAGACTGTTTAGGCATTTCAATTTGCTTCGACAAGAGATGGAGTGTGGACTCCAGCAGAGACACAGAGATCTCTCTAGCCTTGGCCAACAGCATGACCATGCTACAATCTGCAGGAGCCTTCTTCACAGTCTTCTTGAAAAGATTCTTGCACTTCTTCACCAAGCGGGTGTAGGATTGGATCTTTGCCTGAGTAGCTGCGTCATCACCTTTCCTTGGAGCCAATTGCAGCTCTTGGATGATGGCCTTCATCTCGACGAAGATCTCTTGCATGGCGTTGCAGAGATCTAGCAGCTCAAGAGAACGGTCTATTTCTCCATCCAACATGCTCCTCCCAGCAGAGGAGCAAACTTGGTTGGTTGGTAGGCAGATGATTTCTTCAAGACCATCGTAGATGTTTGCAAGAGTCCTGAGACCATCGCACATCGTGCTGATGGAATTAGAGGAAGAGGTGCTAGCTTCTAGGCTCTGAAGCTCTAGCTTGACTTCGGTCTCACTGACGTGAGGCCTAGAAGGCAAACTGGTTGATCTTTGGTGGAAAGCCATGTCTGAGCTTGAAGATTTGCTCGGTATTGTGGTCGAAGAGAGGAGAAAGAAAGAAGAGCTTCTAGTTTGATGCATCTACCATTCTGCTGACGCCTATTTATACAGAAGATATGTGTACAGCTGTGCTGCACCATCTGATTAGTAGACATGAAGAATCATGCCATTACATCAGCCTTGACATCTGGCAGAAGCATAGAGATCCCAACAGAAAAGTTGTCTCATGTTCCACTAATTGGCAGCAAGGACTAATTTACAATGGTATAGTTTGATAAGggatcttcacatagttgcatcctCAAGCTATCATTTAGTGGAACCTTGTCAGTTCAAGCCCCGAGAGTTTGTCCCCCATCTTCAAGGCAAGTCTATGCCGCTCTGCTGTCTTCTTATCGTTCCATACATTTATGAACGAGTATATGGGCCTATCGAAAGTGTCTTAATTATCAGGGGCAAACTCACACACGAGGACCAGTTTTTTGTGCTGGATGAGCTGGACAGCTTGATCATGTGTGTGATGACTAGCCCTCTTCATGCTTTGCCACTGGCATGATGCAGCCATGTCTTAGTTGTTAGTGGCAAACTCATCTGCACGAGGGTGTCGACGTGTGGTTTCGTCTTGCTGGTGCAAGGAATCATTGACCTCATCCGCATGTTCCAGCGTTGTGCTATCTGGTTCTACTAACAACCGTTGTCAACCTTACACGCTTGACTCTTCATAACATCGCTGGCATCTTTCAGCTGCATGCTTGCAATTCATCTAGTAATGCTAACAAATGTAGAGGTGCTCAAGTGCACAAACCTCTTTGCGGCCCAAAAATGCTTACATTTTCTGTGAATTGATAttaagtgtgtgtatatatatcgTCACCACTGAGTGACAAGATTATAGTTGAAGAGGCGCGGTTCTAAGGTTTTTTGACAAATATGTTGGTAAATGTCCTCACAAATTCTTAGCTACATGAGTTTGTTTGGTGTATATGGTTGTAATGGATTTTAGTGGCGTTCTTATACAATTTAAGAGGGGCGAAGAAACAAACAAAAGTATAGCACCATGCCTAGATGAGGCAAAATATTTCCATTTTAGAGTAGAGATTTTATTGTTGTTAGGTCGTCCTCCTGGGAGACACGGGTGGCGACTAGGGTTACCTCGCGCCGCCACTTCTATCCCCCTCATCTTCGTCATCGCCACCAGAGGAGGCTGCCGGGCAAGCCCATGCGGCCgccggtgaaggtggcggcggggatttCGTCGCTCCGGTCTCGTCTAAGGGAATGGGGCTCCAGGGCAGCGGCCCTGCTTGGAGAGCCGACGTCATCTTCGTGGCTGGCGGTGCTCATGGGAGAGGGTTGGTGTCCTCGGCGGTGACCGCAGGTGCGGTACATGGCCGGCGGTCTGCTCTGGCGATTCTCCTAGCGTCAGATATGAAGTTTCCCG
The Triticum dicoccoides isolate Atlit2015 ecotype Zavitan chromosome 3A, WEW_v2.0, whole genome shotgun sequence genome window above contains:
- the LOC119273121 gene encoding uncharacterized protein LOC119273121; protein product: MAFHQRSTSLPSRPHVSETEVKLELQSLEASTSSSNSISTMCDGLRTLANIYDGLEEIICLPTNQVCSSAGRSMLDGEIDRSLELLDLCNAMQEIFVEMKAIIQELQLAPRKGDDAATQAKIQSYTRLVKKCKNLFKKTVKKAPADCSMVMLLAKAREISVSLLESTLHLLSKQIEMPKQSLVSKAFHKKKASVCKEEQSLGLECSIRDLESGAGHLFRKLVQSRVFLLNILSS